ACGTCCATGTGGGGGGACTCCCCCTCCTGGTCGTcctccctatttttttttttttttttcttcttctttttctttttcttttccttttcgccgTTTTGGCTAACCTGATCGTCTTCGAAGATGTTGTGTGCCTCAATTAGGGGCGAAAGGGAGTGGCCATTGCAGTCGTTTTCGTCTCCATGGTCGCTATTATCCTCGTTATTATTCTCGTTATTATCCCCATTGTGGTGGATTTCCCAGGcctcttcctccccttcccGATGTTTTCCCTTCCGGTGGGCCTTGTCCTTCCggtgtttcttcttctccgaAATCATTCTTTCCGTTTTTCGGGTACAGAGGTGGGGGTTCGCAAAATGTGTGCCTATGCGGGGTGGCTGCTCTCATGCTTTGGGGGGGTTCTTCAAACAGCTTGGTGCGTCGTCGGTTCGATACGACAGGCCTATCAGCATGAGCATGCGTAGgcatgtatatgcatatatctTCGCGCATATATTTAACTATGCATCTTCATCGAGTggccccttccttccctttctctcTTCACTAACTCCTTCACGAATTCCTTCACCAATTCCTTCACGATCCCCTTTTCTGGTCTACAAGTGAAGGCCCCCTTGGTATGTACTTTCCATGTTTTACGTCGTACGGGCAGAAAGCAACTTCTAACAGGCGACGATTCTACGTAActatgtatttatgtatagacgtatatatgtacatataggTATACTTCTTGTACGTTGATATATCTGCCCTTTGCGGAATTGTACGGGATGTGGTAGAGATGGGCTAGCTTCGTTTTGTAGGCGGCCGCTGCGCAGGTCGGGCGGGGGgaagttgttttttttctctccttcgtAAAATTAGCAATTTTGAGAAAATTAACAGgattggaaaaattgaaaaaattcgcAAATtagcaaatttaaaaatattagcAGATTAACAGATTAACAAATTAATAGTTATGGCAATTTGACCACGgctggaaaaaagaaataaaatgacgGACCGCGGCGTGGCATAGGGCGCTACTCGCAAGCACGccgcatattttttttcatgttttgAGCTTCGCGGGCGAAACGCAGATTTAGCTGTCGGCACATAAGAATGTAAGGCGTGCATTTTCAAATGTCACGTGAGTCATCTGCGCATTGTTACAAGTTTTTCTCCACGGAAAAGTGATtcattaaaataaaacatttttttgggagACCGGCCAATATTTTGTTCCACGCAGGGAGTTGAACACCCTTTTTCGTCCAAGTGTTTGGATGCGCAAATACACTGTAACGCGTGCATGCAGTATATTAACATGTGCCGCTAATGCGCTCAGTTGGACatattattcttatataCGAATAGCCACGCGCAGGGTATTTTTAATTGCCGCTTATTTGTACTACGAAAGAATAGGTGCTAACAACAGCTTGATCAACATCTCCCAAGACCGTTACGCTTACCGAAGGGCACAACTGGTTGATTCGTGCTGCACTTGGAGGAAAGCATTTACCTTTCTCCAGCCGGATCAATATCTCAggagaggcaaaaaaaaaaaggaaaataaattaattcaCCTGTACGATTATGTATGCCGATGTGCCTGCTTCCCTGACGCATATATCCTccccaccaccacctaaACTTCCCCCCAAACTCCAAACATATGAATAACTCAGGAAGCAACGTCAGTCACTTGGGGAGTGTCAAAAATGATGGGTACGATATCTTCTTTTTGCTCCTTACCTTTTTGTGTGGATTTGTAATGGGTCTTCTCACCAAGTACATAAACGGGATAAAGAAGAATGCCGTGCGGATAAGGGAGGCATGTGCGAATTTTGACTTGATCTGCACGAGTGACTGCAAAATGGTGTTCTGCGTCAGGACAGGTAGGTTCCTTCGTAAATCTGGTAGCACTTGTGGTGCGGAGCAGGCAACCATTAATTCACCCCCTTGGGATGATAATACACCCCCGATGCACCCCCCATTCTGCTTATACCCATTTTTCTACCCCCCCCTTACAACGCATAGAcatcaaaatgaacaaagggAAGATCTGCTCCCAGTGTTGCCATGCCTGCCTAGCAGTTtacgaaaaaattttaaaaagaaataacaagCTGAAGGCAAGCGAAAGTGGTAAAGGCACCCTCACCTACTTCGACCTTTGGAAAAAGACGGGACAGAAAAAGATTGTCCTAAAAATATCGGTAATACGCATTGTAGGGGTGGCTCTTCCATTTGGCTCTGTTAAAAGGCCATTTGTTTAGCGTTTTACGCAAcctgtttttatattttctatgCCCCCCCCAACCCTCAGAGCTTGGACGAAATGTACGAAATTGAAAGAAAGGCCAAGATGGAAAACCTCATAACGTCCATAATCATCGACGCGGTAGGGAAGTGTGTAACCTATTATGCTCACACGTGTAATTGTGCGTAGCGTGGAGTGAatacttccttcccatctctgctttttttttgtttcccccttcGCTTCAGGGACGAACGCAAATCGAGCCGAACACGGAAACGGTCATCGCCATTGAACCgggtattaaaaaaagaaaataaagaaatgaaataaacGTATCTTTCTCCTGCACAATTACGTGTGTGATCACGTGAGAGGTGTTCCCGTTTTATCCTACTCTTCGAAGAcggtttcttcttccacttttttttttttttttttttttttttttctcagtgCCGGACGAAGTTGTTAACAAGATAACGGGGCAGCTGAAGCTGCTGTAGGGAATTGTTGCCACTGTGGATATTATATGACGCGATGTTGTGTTTTACGCATGGAGAATGTGCTTTTGGCGGACTAACCCATTTTGATATGTCACCAAACGGGGTGGCGGCGACGGGCACGCATTTATTAGATGGTCGTTCGGGAGTTGACGTTACTTTTACATGCATACGTATTGTGTCTGCATTTTCACGACCCacccccttccatttttgttgccCCTAAAGCGCAAATAGGACCTCTTTCGATCCTGCGAATTGTTCGCATATTGGCTCAGTTGAATGAAGAGGAGACGAAAAAGTTAATCAGTGGTGTGCATGGACAAgcgtgtgcaatttttttttttttttttttttttttatgcctcACTCCCTCTTTCCGTCATACACACGTCGATACGCTCATGTGGAGTGTTGCTTATTACCCATTTTTGTATGAGTAATAAATCGGGGTTGCCAATTGATGACATAATATATCCTTAATATCGATGGGCGGCCCCTTATCCCGCGTTTGGTCTATTCCACTtttgttgttcatttcgttttGGAGATTATCACTCTTTTGAATTTCATTCCCCCCGTTGACATGGGGAGAAGAGCCTCCCTGCTTCTTGGCCGTAAGTATGTATATACTGcctgcattttttattaacttaAAAATGACgttgaaattatttttttttaaaatttccaaGGGGCACCTATTTTCATAATAGCCAAATTCCCAGGGAATTCTTTTATTAGGATATAGGTTTAGTTTTTTCAGAACGTATCGAATGACTTTGTTGTAAATTATTCCTCTTTCGATTAGGTAGAATTTTCCATCCGGTTTCAATGCTTGGTGGACTTTCTCTAAGCTGTTGTCCACATGCTCCAGCGAACATAAGGTGAAAGACGAAATGACTGAATCGAAAACGTTGGGACGGAAgagtccattttttatgtcatcATTTATGATATATACAGGATATGatggttttattttttccaatttttttttcatttcttcacacattttttcacttttttccacGCATACTAAGGTgtctactttttttaaaaatgagaaatttcTTCCTGACCCTGCCCCTACTTCTAGGACCACTCCTTTTACTTTTCGAaagttcctctttttgtatttgtttATGGAGGTGACTTTTTCTATgaagtcatttttttcgtcgtaacttttggctagctcatCGAAGGTTCTAATTCTGAAACTTTCGCTCGGTTCTCCTAATGTGTCGTCGTTTGCAGGTCTGTTCTTTTTGTAGATGTAAAAGCAGCCCGCTATGACCCCCCCGTTGGCGGCGCTCACTCCGACGAGGACCTGCGAAGAAAAGAGGGTGCACGAATGATTGGAATTTTTCTAGCACGGTAGATTGCACATGGGTAAATACGCAGGCAGACCTGCCCCCCATCACAGGCAACATCCTGTGCGAACCCAGCCTAACCTTTTTAAACGAAGAGAAGGTAAACATGACGTTCCTTTTGGACCTGGAACTAAACTGAGAATGCAACCCCAGAATGGGTGAAAGAACCCAGCGGGGGGAGCCAATTGGCGGGAAATAACATTCACAACAGGTGTGCCCTACAGTGGACGCATTTCGCCTATCAGATGTGACAAGTCGTGTTTCCACATGGCAGTGCACTCAGAGGGGGGTGACGCGCCCACAGTATATACATATCAGTGGAAGTAATCTATGTGTTACATGTTAACCTTCTCACACTGCCTCTGGATGAGGATGCAGTAGGATTGCCACGACGCGCACAGAACAGGTCAGAGTTCCACACTCTGGATTTTTTGCAACGCCTTTTCCGGACTGCGGCGCCCtgttaaaaaatgatgtGTTTTTGCGTAGTAtttgcgcaatttttttttttttttgttcacccgCTTTAACCCGCGTGCATTTCGGAATTGTCCGCACCGCTTTCAAAACGGCGACCATTTTGAAgtctcattttttaaaggccccattatacatgtatttGAACCACTTCAGTGGTTTTACGCCATCCGTTTTTTCAACAATCGGAAAAACATAACATACATTATATGTGAAGATTGGTGAAGAGACGACATTGCGATGAGTGAACCCAGGAGCATGGCACAATTTTACCAACCTTCCTtgcgaaggagaaaagaagatttattttttactttctcaggaattttttaaaaaaacatctGAAGAGGGGAAagtaggagaaaaaaatgcccaacAGTAGTGTGGAGAAgcataataaaggaaaaaaagtaaataaataaaataaaataacctAGCAGTGAAGGAAATAGGGGCAAAGGAACACCACAGGGAGAGCGTACCCGGTAGGAGAGCAGAAATTGCAAAGGGGAAACCGGGGATTGTATAATGCCCGATGCGAGACTCCCGAACGAGCTGCGAAATGGAGAACATTCCAGCATAGGTGGAAAAAGCCAGATGGACCTTATTGTGCGGAAAGAAATAGGAAAGTGGGTATTACTGCACAGATTTATCCATAAGTATGATGGACCCGCGGGCAAAAGAACACTTTTGAGGAACAAAATGTCGAAGCAGACAGATCAACCAACAGATCAACCATCTGATCCGGGAACTTGCCACCCAAGCGTGTTTGACCTCTTCTATCATCCGACGGGAACGCACCAAATACGCACCGGACCCTGTGGGGTATACGTGGAAGAATGCCCTTCAAAGGTTACGGTAAACGGTGCGATACAAAATTTGCCTTTCCAAAATAACCTATCGGACGAGCCCAAGATTAAAGAAGATTCAAACGAATCACTTTGTGGTTCCTCAGCGGGTACAAAAAAGGTCAAAGGGAaggcaacaaaaaaagacgGAATTAGCAAAGACCCAACGGAGGCTATTATATCCAAATGTATCGACATAAGGAGTTATATTGTCAAACACAAAAAGAGcttcaaaaatatattaatcaATTTGTTCAACGAGTACACATTTCTGAGGAGGTACATGAACAGCAACTACAACACATACCATAAGTTAAAATTCTTCCAGAGCTGCAACCATTATGTGAAGAAGTTACATGACGTCCTGTCCATTTTTGCTGATGTTGTAGAGGAGAGTGACGAATATTTAATGATAGAATTGtacaagaaaataaaagttaaCATGCGTCTGCTGTACTATGTTGGGAGAATTTTATCCAACTATCTCACCTGCATtgcttataaaaaaatagcctACGTAATTATGGTTTGCATTTCTCGAGTACAcaccatttttaaatgtatgCTCATATCGGAGCCGTTTAAAAGGGCCGTTCCGGAACTGATAAAGATGATTCAGTACGATATGTCGTGAGAATGGCAAAGCGCCCCATTTGGAGGTCCTTCCCTATATGTTTATTTGTGCTTGCCCCAATTTGGGCGTAATGTGCACagttatgctttttttttttttttttttttttttcgtatttggcttttccttttttagtaCCATTTGTGCATGTCACCAAATTTACCCAAACAGCGGTGATGGAAACATTCTTATTTTCGCTTGACCCTTAAAAAAAGTCGCGCAGCAAATTGCGCCGCTAGTATATTAATTGGCGGATCATTCCTGTTCAATCGACGCGGTAGCTACGCGGTAAAAAGAACAATGATGGGAAGCAACAAAAGGTGGTATTCCAAGGAGAAACCCgttcctacacacacataaagAGAAAACTATGGAGGGCGTATTTCCGCACATACAATGAAATAGACCTCTTTAGTTATCTCCCCCGTTTGTTCTCGCAAAAAGTTAGACAAGTGAAATAAATAGCAACACTCACCGCCGATGCGGTAATTGGCAAAAGTTTGAAATGGATAAAACTGTTTGAggattgttcttttttttttttttttttttccagctagccaaaatgttGAACAATGTTATTAATACATTCTGAacgttcataatttttttttttctaggcACACTTAAGTTGTGCgtgtgtgcttttttttttttttagctacTAGCTATTTTGTTGTTTTACTGCCCTGTAGGAtgttattttaatttttttttaattttatgttactttatattttctttgctatttttattttcatccttGCACTTAACATAAAGGACGATTTACTCACATCTTCTCCTTCGGATGAATAATCATCAGAACAGTTCTCGTAATCGCGTCTACAAACAGCTTAACCATGATTTCTGAGTAAGCAGGGCGACGAAGAGTGCAAACCTTTTTGATGTATTAATGCCACGCTTGTTTATTTGTCCCCTTAAAAAtatcctcttttttttttttgctttgcaGTGAAGACTCGCCCTTCCTAATTGAAAACTTAAAAAGTATAGCGAATCGTTTAAAGCAAATTCATTAAAGCGTTTTATTTGCACATTTGGGTAGCACGCCACATTCGTGCTTTGGAGTCAAGCATTTTATTTGCACGTTTCACTTTTTCTCGTAGGAATACTGCGGAGAGGAAACACAAAGGTGAGCAACTTTTCaaagcagtttttttttttacctccccCCCGAAGTGGTGATACGCCCACtcgcatttttatttgtagGTCGTCCAcgacaaaaggaagaagtacgTTGACGATGTCTTTGACTTAGCGCTTAGCAACTTGCGCTcagggaggggaaaaatagaaaagtcGCCACAAATAGACCTTAAGGGAGTATCAAACAAGGTACGACATGGTGAAAGTTACCTCGAATGCGAATCATTAACCCTTTCGAATGGGTTCTCGTCAGACGTGGCAAGCACCACAGAGGAAAGTGAACGACATAATAAGTGTACATTTTCCGCAAAGGCGAATTACGATTCGGAAAATTCTGATGATGAAGAACATTTTGAGTGTTCCCCTGGATTTAGGAACGACGAAGAGATCAGACTCTTCAATGAAAATATTAAGAGGAAGTTCTATAATGATCTCCTCGACTATTATAATGTACTAAAATTAGAACATTTTGATGAGAGCCCCAATTGTGGACAATCAGCTTATCCATGTGAGGTACGTAATCTGAGAAGAAGCGGCAGCAGGTGACGCCTATCGACTGGGAGGGAATAATCCGTTGTGCTGCATTCTGTGTAGATATTGCTGCCGTGCATGTGTATCTGTGATCCTGCTTAGACGTGATTATATTCTTCCAACGGGTGCTTCAATAGGCAATTCCACGCGTTAATGTGTCGCCGTGAGGATAGACACATGCATGTAGAAACGCACAAACTGCTCAGAACgtggatctttttttttgcaggaTTTTGGGCTAAGCCAGGATCACAGTGGATGTGAAAACTCTCCAAGTACATCTGCAATTACTTAAAAATGCATACGTCGCTCATATTTGAAAtgatgccttttttttttttcattatttgtaaaattatttacatattgtgcacaatttttccaaGCAGGTGTGGGGAAGAATGTGTTGGATAACTCCCCCGTGGGAGCAAAACATGTCGCGCCAGGATGGGGAGGTCAGAGAAAGCAACATAACCATAATATAGGGGGAAAGACGCAACACCCCCTACTTACCAGTGATAAGAAATGTATGCAGAGAAGTGGTGCCTCTAAAAATAATGCTCATGGGAGGGTCACTCCAAAATCTGTCCTTTCAAATGGAatgataaaaaggaagaaggaaattttagAGAATGCATTTACAAAGTTGGAAGATAAGCCCACTGCCACTCAAGACAAGAAATTCGCATCGTTCCTGCCAAGTTGTGGAGGCATAGAATGCGATtcagaaggaggagaaaggaagagtACCCACAAAGGGAGTAATAAGCCTAATGTAGATTCGAAAGAGGCAAAGAGGGGAAACAAGGGACTTGAAAGTTGCGACGATTTAGCGAATGGCAAGATAGAAGCAGCTGCTTCTTCCCAGCCCACTGATGCTGATAAATCGAAATACACAAATGGGGGTAAAGCCTTACGAGAAATTATCGATAAAGGAGGTGTTGctaaaaatggcaaagctgacagagaaaaaaggggagttaGAAGGATAAACTTAAATAAAAACCATAACCACTTAGAAAGAGATGCCAGTGAGCTCTCAAGAGACACACCCCCCTGCGATGAGAAGAGGAGTCATGTGAGCCTTCAAATTGGTGGTTCTAGCAGATCAGGTCGTTCCAACCTAAatgaagagagaaaaaatgggaatctCCCACCTGACGGAGCAGAATTAGACAGTAGTGAAACGAACGCGTCCTTAAGTAACGAGCTTAAGAAGGACTCCAAAATGAGTAGGAAGCATATTTGTAAAAGTTCAACAATTCTTTCGCGAAGAGAGCGGCCCAGTATAAATCAAAAGAGTAGTGAAAAAATAGCTCAAGAAGGAGAAACGTCCGATTCGAGTAATGGACTAGAGAAAAGGAGGTTGTTTATCATGCATTCGAGGAAGAAGACAGTGTACAAGGGGGAGTCCCAGAAAAAGCgattaaggaaaaataaagaaaaactgAAGAAATGTTCTATGGATTCTTTCGATAAGGGGAGAGGAAATAACTCCACgcgtgaaaagaaaaaagtggatcgtggaaaatgggaaaataaatcGAACAGTAGCATATTCGAGGGAGACTCTTTAGAAGGGGAAATTctggagaggaagaaaagaaagggaaaattgcCGCGTCCGAAAGGGAGTGAGCAGTTCCTATCTTATGTGAACAGTAGAGGAAATAAAACGAAGGTAGAGAAATATCAGGGGAGTAAGGTAAGCTCTGTGGAGTCCTCAAAATCTGACAGGGATGAAAGTAGTAGCAGTTCTCATTTGAGGCCAAATTCCGAGGGATATCGAACACATGGTAGCAAAGGGAATGACGAAGAGGTACTAGAAGGGAGACCTTTGGAGATGCTAACGTTATCCATGAAGcgctttcatttttataaaggggaaggagatgAAGAGAAACTTAAATTTTGCGAAAAGCATCGTTCTGGTGAAAAAGTAGAGTTTGaccaaaaaggagaatatattttttgcgaCAAATGTAGGGAGATTAATGCAAATATGGCAGAcgagaatttgaaaaatggtGTCAGTGAAGACATGATGTCTAAGAGTGTTCTTGTGAGAAAACAGGAGGATCATCAGTACGccagaaaaggagaaggttCCAATGAGGACAATTCCTATGTAACCCTAGAAGAAGTTTCAAAGAATGGAGCGCATAACTTCTACCTTCGAAGGAGCAGATACACCAGTTTAAGGAGTAAATCTATTCGACTGAGCGGGGTATATGATTGGGGTGATCACTACTCAGGTTACAGCGAGGTGGAAGAGCACCATCATGATCCGAATGACGACAAATacctctttccattttgcgaCGAAATGTATGAAGATGGAAAATTTGCAAGAGAGGTCTACCTCCCCAGGGGGGACTCTGTCCTGGAAAACGGCAACCAAAGCAGCAACAGAAGCGGCAACGATGACCTCTATTTACCCTTTCAAGAATCAACGCCCAGGGGGGAGGAATCCATCCCAGATGAGTTATTACACAGTAAGCCCCCTACTAGCAATGTGGAGAGCGAACATAGCGACGACACACAATTGAGAAGGCGCGAATACATTCGGGGGCAAATTTGCAGAAtattgaaaaaggaaaactggGACGGTGAAGCAGAAAGTATGTTAAACCTTTTCTTCAGGTGCGTGGATGTAGAGGCGGAATGCAGCAAAAATAGCCACACACTGATTGGGgaggacataaaaaaggataaaaagggagttcgaaagggggggagagggaaaaggggaaacaaaacaGGGATATGcaaaaagaagcaacaacTGGCAGACatagaaagggggaaaaacggGGGTGTGGACAAGTTGGAAAGGGTCTATTTGGATGACGCCCCAAGGAGCATGCCGCTGACCATGCTAATAGTAAGAAACTACGAGGAGGGGCATCTGCATCATCAGCAGGAGCGGAAGGAGGGGAGCGAAAAGGTAAGCGTAAAATATAAAGTCGAGTTGACAGGTGTGAAAAATCCCATGGGGATGAAGAAAGcagtagaaaaggaaaaaaatctgtTTTCAAGGATAGAAAGGATATATGATTTTTGTGCTTCAGATGGAGAGGAATGTGCAGAACGGTGGGACAATAACCTGGTAGACAGGTTTATTCCATTTCCTAACATGGGGTGGAGTTGTTCCAAGGAAGGTTATCAACATGAGGTGTTAAGTATTCACTCCGCGTTGGGTcaggaaagggaaggtgtCTTTTTCGATGATGAGCGGGAGAATCTCATTAATGAGGAAAGGAGCCACATGGGCGGAAAAGGCCTCATGCTTGGTGATGCTTTTTTAGGGGTTccgaaaaaggagggaactAACAAGGCTAATAAGTTTGTAAAGAAATCCCCTCTCGCCAAATGGAATGTTAATGTGTGTACCAAATCGGTAAAGCAGCCTGGCGGAAAAAACGCTCTTGTGAAAAGGGGTCCCAAGGGTGTAGCTATCCATTTTGATGGAAAGGGTTCTCTGAAATATTCCTTTAGGAAAGGTGTACCTGCTGTAGGTGGAAGGCCCGAAGGAAGAGCAATCCAAATTGGTACGTCTAAAAAATCCCCCCTCCCGAGAAAATCTTCATTGGAAGGGAATTATCCAAAGGGAAAAGCAGCTAAATGGGGAAAGGCACATCATGTAAGTAACTTTAAGGATTATCTTAAGCAAATGAGAAATACACGGGGAGGTAACAAAACAGAGGAGCCTCTTCCAAAGGATggacaaaaaagggaggactCAAGAGACACACTAGGGGGTTCTCCTTCATCAAGTTCTACCGTAAATGTTGTAGATGATAAGAATGAGGGGAAGATTATTGGAAAAAGTTTTCTTCTACCAACGGGGGTAGAACCAGAAGTGGCTACGCCAGAAATTTCGAACCGTCCAAAAGGTGAACCGGATTCGTATAGACAGTTAAAAAGCTCCTCAGGGCATGGCttcaaaaggggaggaagtaAGAAAGACGAAGACATCAAACTTGTGAGTGACCCCCCGAGGGATGTGTTGGACCCTCTGGTTAAGGCGCATAATGGTTCCCAAAAGGATCAGCCTGACgcggtggaaaaaaaagaagataaggaaggagaaaaaaaaagaggatcTTCCAACACGTTTAAAGATTCATATGCGAGGAAGAACAGTCAGGATGGTGACAACCCCCGTAGGAGCTTTAAGACGGATAAACAAAACCGCAAATCAGTTGAGAATGGCCCCCAAAGTTTGGATGGAGGAGGATCATCTGGGAAACCTCCtcgaagggaagaaaagccGACCTCtaatgaaaaggaggaaggaactaAAACGCTGCATGCAGGGGggagaaaggaggaagggttAAGATCTCCACCTAAGgatggaaaaagggaaaaggaagaaaaaggaaattataaCAGTAGGAGAAGTGAGGGGATGGTTGACAAGCTTCACCCTAATTTGATAGATCGATTTTACGAGCCTTCCAAGGGTAGCAAGatgggaaagaaggaatcgGAGGAAAGCGCTTTAGAACAAGAAGCAGATACACTTAACAAGGAAGGATCGCCTCGAAGAATACTTAGGTCCATTGAGGTAGCATCCCCAGGGAAAATGAGTTTTAGACACAAGAGTTCTCTCACAGGGGGGAGGAGCATATCACATTTTTTGAGCAAacatgagaaggaaaagaagcaaaagtcTGATTTGGGCCCATCAGCAGAGAACAAAATTTCCAGGGGTAAGAACGAAAAGGCCAAGACTGCAAAAGGGCTTATTGAGAAGGGCCAATATTATGGTTTTACCAATTTGGGGAAAAATGTCGAGCAAAATATTTCCCCCCTAATGGAAGCAAAAGAGGGGGATCCTCTAAAGTCTCATCAAAGGAGGAGCCCCCCAAGTGTGAGCaataaaagtgaaataaagTTGACTGCCTCTCACCACGGTACGAGGCGTATATTTAATGATCCTAGGAAGGAAGACACTCACGAGGGGAATAACGCGAAGAGGACAACGAACCTGGTTGGACGCCGAAAAAGCAGTCTTATCAATCGAAGGGGAAAACCATCTCCCCGAGCAATGGGCTCGTTTCCACGCAAAAAG
This region of Plasmodium coatneyi strain Hackeri chromosome 3, complete sequence genomic DNA includes:
- a CDS encoding Peptidyl-tRNA hydrolase is translated as MNNSGSNVSHLGSVKNDGYDIFFLLLTFLCGFVMGLLTKYINGIKKNAVRIREACANFDLICTSDCKMVFCVRTDIKMNKGKICSQCCHACLAVYEKILKRNNKLKASESGKGTLTYFDLWKKTGQKKIVLKISSLDEMYEIERKAKMENLITSIIIDAGRTQIEPNTETVIAIEPVPDEVVNKITGQLKLL
- a CDS encoding Methyltransferase; this encodes MVAVLKAVRTIPKCTRFSSRSKRNVMFTFSSFKKVLVGVSAANGGVIAGCFYIYKKNRPANDDTLGEPSESFRIRTFDELAKSYDEKNDFIEKVTSINKYKKRNFRKVKGVVLEVGAGSGRNFSFLKKVDTLVCVEKSEKMCEEMKKKLEKIKPSYPVYIINDDIKNGLFRPNVFDSVISSFTLCSLEHVDNSLEKVHQALKPDGKFYLIERGIIYNKVIRYVLKKLNLYPNKRIPWEFGYYENRCPLEILKKNNFNVIFKLIKNAGSIYILTAKKQGGSSPHVNGGNEIQKSDNLQNEMNNKSGIDQTRDKGPPIDIKDILCHQLATPIYYSYKNG